ATGCTACATTATGATCTAGTCGATGAATATGGAAGAAACTGGCAACAACTCAAGTGCTTCATACCTTTGAATCATCAGCAACTCCATCTCCAGTAGCTCCAAAGAACAGGATGTTGAATTTTTTTGAAAGAGGCatgtaagaaccatgttgattAGCTGTAGATGGTGAAGAACTGTAAGAATGGCCAAGGCCAGGATCATGTCCACCATGTCTCAGAACTTCACTTGGCTTCAAATGGCTCCTCATTGGTGATACAGTAGATAATATGCTAGAAATGGCCAACCAAAGGAGTACATGAGAAACAGGCAAGTGATTTCTGTCCCTCATGATGAAACTTCAGTGTTCAACTTAGTTGGTTCCACAGACTAACAGCCAATGCTGGAAGTTTCAAGTGTTTGTCTTCCCCAAGCAGGTAGTTAGCAGTTTATATAACAGTTGGATCATACAAATACTGCCTATTGATTAGCATACTGCCAATTATTTTTCCTCCTCCTATGGAATAGTTTATTCGATTTCCGAGATTTTAAACTCAAATCTGATAATggtcaaaagaagcatttagcttTTCAATTTCAGCAGAATGCTTAGCATGTGTGACTGCAGAGTAAAGATGTAGGACAGTGAGATATGAACATATAGGATCTATCAAGCAGCATTGTGTTGGACCAGAATGGTTACTTTCTAAAGCATTGGAAATGGCAAAGTGCAAAAAAGAGAGACATCCACTTTGATAGAACATGGACTCTGGAAAGTACTTATCCTAAGGGGCACTTTACAACATGGCTGACAGGTTTATTACTTCCACAAAGATCACAACTAGAAGCATTAAGGAAGTTATCTGGGACCTTCAAGACACAGACAAGGAACAGAATCAGAGACTTCCTTTTACATTGGTCACCAGTTGTGTGTAGGTTCAGATCAAAAAAATTCAGTGAGGCCAAGTTGAAGAAACTGTGAACCCTGTTGCTTGATGCCTTCCAAATTCAACTTAAGTGGACTAGAAAAAATGCACATCCAAGTTAGAGTGCCTTGAGGGAAAATTGCAAAGGATGCAGTTTAAGATTTTGTGATCTCTAGGAGAAGGGTGGAAGCCACTGCTGGTACTCAAGTTCCTGGGGTTCAAATCCAAAAGACTTTATGAATCCTGGTCACACTGTCAGATGAGTAAATCTGCAGGGTATAACCTTAGCAATAGAACAAAAAGAAATAATTCTTTCTAGGTGGTGGGCTGCATGATGTGGATgggggaaaaaggaaaaaaactcaTCTTCTTCATACTGCAGAGATCTACTACTGATCCTGAGCCTTCTTTATTCCTTTGTTGCTTTAAGCTGTTGCAGAGCAGTAACTATTTTGGCAGCTTTTTGTTACCCCCAACCTACAGCACTTGCAAAGAGTGAGTGTGGGAGCTGAATGGGTTGGTCTATATATATATCAAGGCCTGCAATCCTTTTCTGTGGATTTTATAACCTCCTTGATTAGCTAAAGCATTTTCTTTAAGAAAATATGATGAGAGATAGAGAGACCTAAAAAGATAAATATGGATTCAGATGCTTTTAATTTAACTAGGGATATTAATGTTATTCAGAGTCTTAAATAACAATCAaataaaagatgatgaatacattCTTGACAATCAAGTGACATTCAAATAACAATCAAAGAAATGAAAAGAAACTCATCTCAAAGAATCTTCCAGTCTCACCAACCATCTAATCAGGAATGTAATAGGCCTCATGATTAATAAACAAGATGTGCTCGATTTTGAGCAGAGTTTCCTGTGAGGATCAGTTCCAACTATTCGCATCAAACTGGATGATCTCACTACACAAAGAATGTAAGCTATAAAATTAAAGGGACAAGCCTGCATAAAAACCATAAGAAAATTATGGACTAGATTTCAGGTTTCCTGTCCTTTTCATTTGCTTTCAGCGAATGCTATGTATACAATCAAAACTATGCTGAGTAAGACTGCACTACCACATAACTGGTAACCTACAAAGAGCATACATTGCAGCTCTTTCTACAAAATCCAAGTGAATCCTTGGATCCTACCATATAGAGAGGATTCTTTGCACATTCTCCTGCTGCAGCCCACTGTGGGCAAAGAACATTCTCATCTTCACATGCCTCGCTTGACCTGTTTTTCTCTGGTTTGTCGAAAGACCTCACATGAATCCATTTTGTTGCAGACCACTTCTCGCCTTCTATAACAGGGCAGCTTCCATGCAAGCTTTTAGGATCTGTTGTTGCATCAAGGTGGAGACTAAAGAAGAGCAAGGCGTCACCTTTTTCAGGTTTTACTGCACAGACAACCAAACTAAGGGAAGACTGAAATGTTCATAAATGATAGATATTGCTTCTGTGTTCAGAAACAAATACGTATGATGTGTAACCAGAATTCTTTTAAACAATTTAACAGTTAAAGTTTAGGAAGTTAACAGAACCAAACAAAAAAGGTTAAATATCCAGACCACTTTATGCTTAATCGTGAAACTAGGCACAGAAACCACTGGATACAATCCAAAGCAAGTCAAATCATGAAGCAGCATTTATCTTTAGATAATCATGATTTCATGAAATACAAATGCAATGATTTGGGAAATTTTCTATCTATATTCTATTAGGAACTTGAATCAAGGTCTACATGAAGTGCAAAAATGATACGAATCAACAGTGGTGTAATGTGTGATACCTGCATAACCATTTTTTGCACAATCTGACCAGGTATCATTCTTCAACTGAGATAACTTACCCTGAAAATGATGATGAATGTAgacataagagagatcttctgcaATGTGGCTATTAGTGAAATTGTTACCTCTGAGTTGGGAAAGATGGTCTCCCCACCCTTCTGAACATTGGATAAGTACATCAATACGGTGGCAACTCGATGACCGCCAAGTTGTTGATTGGTTTGGTCATGAAAATAATCAAAATGTGGCTCATATTTTTCCCCAAGTTCATAGTGCAGTATTTGCATGGACTCGCCATTCTCTAGTAAAAGGTTGAACATAAGGTCATCACACAAATGATAAGATAAAATATGAATTTTTACTACTAATTTAAGGAAGATCTGTAACCTTCTGGAAGGAAGGTCCAAGCAGCAATCCTCTTCTCAATTCTTGCAATGACTTCATCCTACAAGGAGATGATAAAGTGCATAAGATTTTGGTGTCTAGACAATATTTTGGATGCAACTACCATGGTCATAACAAAGGAACAAACCAGTTGGATGATCAATCCAATGCAAAAATGTTTTGCTGCaaggaacaataagaaaattctgtGCATTACAGTTATGCTATAGCTCATTACAAACATAAATATCTGATCTAACAATCTAAGATACCTTGCATACTTTAATCTGTCATACTCGTATGTCTAGGTAGAAAAGAAACAGAAATGTAAACATATACCATGGAATTCACTAATATTCTGAAAAATCCTCACAAGACCATGAGcagaataatattttatcatgcttCTAACATAATCTGAAAAACTTGGAAAGAGAACACCAATTTGTTGAAATATCTAAGCCTGATGATTCAATGCtgaatcatattaaacaatcataggtgtgaaataacttaaaataattACCCAAGACAAGAAACTTTTTCATAGTACAAGCAGAGATGCAGGCATGCCACTTAATGTGGTTCATGGAACAGTGAAGGTAGGATTAGTCAATTTGTGGTTTTTGGAACAGTTTCTGGGGTTAGAGGGATCTACTGGTAGCTACACCTTAAATTTCTGTCAAAGTCACATACTCTCTATCTTCCCTCCAGCTATCCATAGCACAACATTTTATGCTCTCTATCCGTCACCTGGATgactattcttcatgacatgctaTCATTTATTTCTGACAGAAAAGGCTGCAATGGAGGTCAAATTGTAGAGGAGCTAAAGGATCCAACCAAGCAATAAGCCATCCTATGTTATGACAACAACTAGGATTCTCCAGTTTGTTTCTAAATCCTTCATATCAACGAATAGAAGGAAAGAAGTTTAAAAACTTACATGAATATCCCATGGTAAGCAGAGTGAAAACTATGTAACTGTATATCAGGGACAAGTCAATACAACCTGCGTAAAACCAAATATGGtgctttctttttatttcttcgTTTTCCAAACTTCAAACTGTATCAATATCCCATCAATCTTTCTGGCTGGTTCCCAATTTTGGGGGCAAAATCAAGCTTGGTCCAGGGCCTCGGGTTTTCTGTCATATTGTTCACTATCCAGTAGTTTCAAGTTTTCACTACTTTGTTATACAATGAAACTTTTGGGTTCATGAACATGTTCACTATTTTGTTTTCAAAAATTCAAACTGCAAAGATTGTCACTTTTCCAGGCTTGTTCCcaaattttggaaaaaaaaataatggGTCCTTGTGTTCACTATTGAATAATTTCAATTTTTTGCTATTTGTTATACAATGAAATTTTTGGCGTCAAAGACCTGTTCAGTGCTAGCCCATGCAAAATCATAtatgttcttcctttctttttatttttatgttttccaGATTAAAGCACATCTACATTCCAGCACTCTCTTTGGCTTGTTTCAAGGATAAAAACACAGAATTCCTAAATTTGGGGCCCAATCAAGCTTGATTTGGGGTCCTTGTTATCTTTTAAACTAATGACTTCTCATTCAGTAACTTCAAGTTTGTACAACTTTTGTTATCTAATGAAGATTTTGACTTCTCATCACATTGTTTTTCCAGCATTACAAAAAGAACAAAATCCAgctcatataaaaaatatgaatGTTATATATATACAGAAAAAGTCTTTGAAAATAGCAAATTTTAAGTATAACCAAAATTGTATGTTTGTTTTCCCTAGCACTTCGCATTTACAGTACAAAAATTGGAAGAATTTGAAATGCATTTCTAGAAAGGAGATGCCATCATCTTTTGATTTGTATTATCATGATGCTGATAACATTCCAGACAATGTTTTAAGATCAGACAAAAAATTAACCATGTGGACACTAATTAGTCAATCATCAGCTGTGCCCACTTTTTTTATCTCACATTTCTAGGTTCTTTTTTCACAGAATCAGTTCCTTTTTTCAGAATTAAATTACATATTCAGAAAATCTCAGACAGTGGAAGGAAATGAAAATAAGAAGCATCCTCACCTTAAAATCAATTCATGAATCAACTTTATTGTCATCTTCAACCATTGTAAATGTATTATATAAGTACTTTATAAAGGCGTATGAAACAGAAAACAAAGAGAAATGGAGAAAAGATGGAGAAGTGACTAATAAGGAGACATCATATATGGAATCCACTACTAAAGAACATTTTTACCCACTTCCAAACATTATATTTCTAATTCTAAAAGAACTCCCAAGTTACAAAGTCTCTAGGTCTCCAGGACATCATTGACTTAACTACAATTTCAGCAGACCTGAAGTTCCATCAAATAGAAAATTGACATTAAATAAGACGGGCCATCAAAAAGTACCTAAAAAAAAAACTGAGAGACACAATACTAAGATAACTTGAGAAATGAAAAGCCTCCTGCTACTATTTTCAGTCCAACAATTCCAAATGGTCACCTCAATAGGAACTCCTTAATGAGAACTAGGATGACCAAATTGTTAAGTGATTATCATGTCAATACTCAAATAGGGTTTTCAAACAACCAAAGACATAAATGGTTGTTCCAAAAATTGGTAACTCATCACCTGTAGCGCTTCAGGTGAGAATAAGGACGGTTATGCTTGAAATCGACCAGAAAATTCACGCATCAAAGGAGCTCTttttaaagaaagaagaagactGGAAAGGCCAGAAACATGGAATCATCACCTGgcgcttctcaaggaacattccaGAGCTCGTCCTAACCTCGCTCATCACACTCTTACCCGATTCATTATCCGCAACCATGGATTTCTCCAGCTTATCCTTTGCCTGGTTCCACGCACGTCATTAAATTACAAACGTGGCCACGGCAACCAAAATGAAGAGAGATCAAGAGATTCTAACCAGCGTCATAAGGTGATCGCATTCGTCATAGGAAAGGAACCGCTTGTACAGGAAAGCCCTACCAACCAAAAGCCGCCAAAGTAAAGATCGAGGCCATAAGATGGAAGCACAAGAAGGGAATACCCGAGATTCCTCACCTGGGGCGCCACGAGAGCTGGGTGACCCGAGTGGGATCGAAGAAGTCGGAGTCCGCTCGGCCCAACGACGATCCAACAAGAAGAAGGGCTGCGAAGAAGGGGAAGAGGACGGGTCGAAGAAGATCGTACGAACAACAGTAGATTCCCATCGCAGCGGAGGATGGATGCGGATCGGCGAAGAATGCTGCTCCGAGAGAGAgcggagaggaagagaaaggggagAT
The window above is part of the Musa acuminata AAA Group cultivar baxijiao chromosome BXJ1-1, Cavendish_Baxijiao_AAA, whole genome shotgun sequence genome. Proteins encoded here:
- the LOC135619385 gene encoding probable prolyl 4-hydroxylase 6 isoform X1 — encoded protein: MGIYCCSYDLLRPVLFPFFAALLLVGSSLGRADSDFFDPTRVTQLSWRPRAFLYKRFLSYDECDHLMTLAKDKLEKSMVADNESGKSVMSEVRTSSGMFLEKRQDEVIARIEKRIAAWTFLPEENGESMQILHYELGEKYEPHFDYFHDQTNQQLGGHRVATVLMYLSNVQKGGETIFPNSEGKLSQLKNDTWSDCAKNGYAVKPEKGDALLFFSLHLDATTDPKSLHGSCPVIEGEKWSATKWIHVRSFDKPEKNRSSEACEDENVLCPQWAAAGECAKNPLYMVGSKDSLGFCRKSCNVCSL
- the LOC135619385 gene encoding probable prolyl 4-hydroxylase 7 isoform X2, translating into MGIYCCSYDLLRPVLFPFFAALLLVGSSLGRADSDFFDPTRVTQLSWRPRAFLYKRFLSYDECDHLMTLAKDKLEKSMVADNESGKSVMSEVRTSSGMFLEKRQDEVIARIEKRIAAWTFLPEENGESMQILHYELGEKYEPHFDYFHDQTNQQLGGHRVATVLMYLSNVQKGGETIFPNSEGKLSQLKNDTWSDCAKNGYAVWLSVQ